Proteins from a genomic interval of Verrucomicrobiota bacterium:
- a CDS encoding sodium:calcium symporter: MSGQKESWNSRLGIILAVSGSAVGLGNFLRFPGQVAEFGGGAFMIAYFLAFLLIGLPVCWVEWTMGRAGGRFGYNSAPGIFGAITKMMGARYLGVVAFVIPVSIYMYYVVIEAWCLAYAVNYLRGEMNFQAPEEASGFFASLVGSGGNGAAFKISLEHVGLYFLLVFLLNYVLIYRGIAKGIELFCRYAMPTLVLIALIILVRVLTLGTPNPEYPDRNIDTGLGFMWNPSKTFLLEREVDAEGAPLSNEQGEPVWNEDKTLDVVAEKTLVEAQQLVAQNPEMFALEERSVWEELANPDLWLAAAGQIFFTLSVGFGVIITYASYLRRRDDVVLSSLSASSANEFCEVALGGLISIPAGVAFFGVAGLASMGLSTFGVGFTALPMVFAEMPAGQFFGFAFFFLLFLAAVTSSLSMLQPGIAYLEDSLQINRRQSVSVLGFVTGIGGVLVIYFSAGLKLLDTLDFWITNLLMVLLAFIQVVLFGWVIGIKKGLREAHLGATIRIPGVFKSVIQFVTPALLFVIFGSWIYKSVLGLGSGSGKPEYSDNVVDLFIHPNPAAWIGVIMVVLLFLFGILNVPRKKEIRACIEETEKRGDGL, from the coding sequence ATGTCGGGGCAAAAGGAAAGCTGGAACTCGAGGTTGGGAATCATCCTTGCGGTATCCGGCAGTGCGGTAGGCCTCGGAAACTTTCTCCGCTTTCCAGGGCAGGTTGCCGAATTCGGTGGAGGCGCGTTCATGATCGCCTATTTCCTGGCCTTCCTTTTGATTGGACTGCCGGTCTGCTGGGTAGAGTGGACGATGGGACGCGCTGGTGGTCGCTTTGGCTATAATAGTGCGCCGGGTATTTTTGGGGCGATCACGAAAATGATGGGTGCCCGATATCTTGGGGTAGTCGCATTTGTGATCCCTGTATCGATCTACATGTATTACGTGGTCATCGAGGCATGGTGTTTGGCTTACGCGGTGAACTACCTGAGGGGAGAAATGAATTTCCAGGCACCAGAGGAGGCCAGTGGATTCTTTGCCAGTTTGGTCGGATCCGGCGGTAATGGAGCGGCGTTCAAGATCAGTCTCGAGCACGTGGGCCTCTATTTTCTCCTGGTATTCCTACTCAATTACGTCCTGATCTACCGCGGAATTGCGAAAGGAATAGAGCTGTTTTGCCGGTATGCCATGCCGACTCTTGTCCTTATCGCTCTGATTATTTTGGTCCGTGTTCTCACTCTCGGGACACCCAACCCAGAGTATCCGGATCGAAACATTGATACCGGTTTGGGTTTTATGTGGAATCCCTCAAAGACGTTCCTCCTCGAGCGGGAGGTCGATGCTGAAGGAGCACCTCTTTCGAACGAGCAAGGTGAGCCGGTGTGGAACGAAGACAAGACGCTGGACGTTGTGGCCGAAAAAACACTGGTGGAGGCTCAGCAGCTTGTGGCTCAGAATCCAGAGATGTTTGCTCTTGAGGAGCGATCGGTGTGGGAAGAGCTAGCCAACCCGGATTTGTGGTTGGCCGCGGCAGGCCAGATATTTTTCACACTCTCAGTAGGGTTCGGCGTGATTATTACTTACGCCAGCTATTTGAGACGTCGTGACGACGTGGTTCTAAGCTCCTTGTCAGCTTCCAGTGCAAACGAGTTTTGTGAGGTTGCATTGGGTGGCTTGATCAGTATCCCGGCGGGCGTTGCTTTTTTTGGTGTGGCGGGCCTTGCTTCGATGGGGCTGAGCACTTTTGGAGTAGGCTTTACGGCTTTGCCGATGGTTTTTGCGGAGATGCCCGCGGGACAATTCTTTGGTTTCGCCTTCTTTTTCCTTCTTTTCCTCGCAGCGGTTACGAGCTCACTCTCAATGCTCCAACCTGGAATAGCCTATCTAGAGGATTCGCTTCAAATCAATCGGCGCCAGTCGGTTTCTGTTTTAGGATTTGTAACGGGTATTGGTGGGGTCCTGGTCATCTACTTTAGTGCGGGCCTCAAGTTGTTGGACACGTTGGACTTTTGGATTACAAACCTTCTTATGGTCCTGCTGGCGTTTATTCAGGTGGTCCTTTTCGGATGGGTGATTGGGATCAAGAAAGGTCTTCGAGAAGCGCACCTTGGTGCTACGATCCGCATTCCCGGTGTTTTTAAGAGCGTGATTCAATTTGTTACACCGGCTCTTCTCTTTGTGATCTTTGGCAGTTGGATCTACAAAAGTGTCCTTGGTTTAGGATCAGGATCTGGAAAACCTGAATATAGTGACAACGTTGTCGATCTATTCATCCATCCGAATCCAGCTGCTTGGATTGGCGTAATCATGGTGGTCCTCCTCTTTCTATTCGGTATATTGAACGTGCCACGGAAAAAGGAAATCAGAGCCTGTATTGAGGAAACTGAAAAGAGAGGAGATGGGTTATGA
- a CDS encoding rhomboid family intramembrane serine protease, which translates to MLYDRPYMRESYPGRSQIPMYGWIMIITAAVYILQNVLVLFFGVDGLVGTRQTGGGTFLIDWVALTETNISQLKIWTLLTYGLLHGGLFHLIANFLIIFFMGRIVESMIGPQNLLKLYIFSVLGGGIVWTLIHLGGSGGLVIGASAGALGLLIYFCLRNPNEPITLLLFFVLPVTVLPKWVGWGITGITVFGLAFNELGPQTDRIAHSAHLGGIFAGFIFFRYESWFRGISVPRVRLGSASKAKKLEPRYKVNVSKPRKQNSQPSGANGSKNLREEVDRILDKINSSGFGSLTESEKETLNRAKELLGK; encoded by the coding sequence ATGCTCTACGACCGCCCATACATGCGAGAGTCCTATCCAGGTCGGAGTCAGATTCCGATGTATGGTTGGATTATGATCATTACGGCGGCTGTCTACATACTCCAGAATGTTTTGGTCCTCTTCTTTGGAGTGGATGGGCTTGTGGGTACCCGCCAGACCGGGGGCGGAACCTTTCTGATCGATTGGGTGGCTCTTACCGAGACGAATATATCTCAGCTAAAGATCTGGACCCTTCTGACCTACGGATTGCTTCATGGCGGCTTGTTTCACCTCATTGCGAACTTCCTAATCATTTTTTTCATGGGTCGAATTGTTGAGTCGATGATAGGCCCGCAGAACCTCCTCAAACTCTACATTTTTTCGGTTCTTGGAGGAGGTATTGTTTGGACGCTCATCCACTTGGGAGGTTCCGGTGGTTTGGTTATTGGTGCCTCGGCAGGAGCTCTTGGGCTGCTGATCTATTTTTGCCTCCGCAACCCCAACGAACCTATTACTTTACTTCTTTTCTTCGTATTGCCCGTTACCGTTTTGCCGAAGTGGGTAGGATGGGGGATTACCGGTATCACCGTGTTTGGTCTGGCTTTCAACGAGTTGGGCCCTCAAACGGACCGTATCGCTCATTCGGCGCATCTGGGAGGTATTTTTGCAGGATTCATTTTCTTTCGCTACGAATCGTGGTTTCGGGGGATTTCGGTCCCTCGCGTCCGCTTGGGGAGCGCTTCCAAGGCGAAGAAGCTGGAGCCCCGCTACAAAGTGAATGTCTCAAAACCCCGCAAACAAAATTCCCAACCAAGTGGTGCGAACGGGTCCAAGAATCTGCGGGAGGAAGTCGATCGAATTCTCGACAAGATCAACTCCTCCGGCTTTGGGTCGTTGACCGAGAGCGAGAAAGAAACCTTGAACCGCGCCAAAGAACTACTCGGAAAGTAG
- a CDS encoding S8 family serine peptidase — MKKLFALVASGFLLTVLALLIFTGKTISEKPVPSDPDSTHTAEISEPVTGVPPQPPVQLSREDAPFPDLPPNTTRSSIEQLVKGATVKVTEDSQPNSAGRFIRRTLYGDANFHYRSVLVEEVFEETGPDQFQSAGISAIVGDHAMIRLPKEATEPELTEWIEDNGFRLRSQLETAPIYIVATDEVSVRAVDNVISSFQQTFLKEQEDWDLRGVAEADHLAFFTATPDDIDFNLQWSLENTGQFIDSTPGADIEATIGWNAGTGSSDVIVAVIDSGMQLNHPDLAGNLWTNQFEIPDNGIDDDNNGFIDDVNGFDFVGDAWDAGDSLNPDNDPTDQNGHGTHVAGTVGAVGNNATGVTGVNWAVSIIPLKIGGAGRAVSFSAAIEATNYAVAQGVDVMNNSYGGVLRPEDRNPPILFEDAIRAAGNADILFVAASGNDASDNDSIPQYPASYTLSNIVSVAATDWNDEIASFSNTGAVSVDIAAPGDFILSTVPGNNYSFFSGTSMASPHVAGALALLKATEPAISGQVAKSRLLSSAERLSSLSGEVASGGRLDLQALLRASGDSGGTPPSIGTSLAVSSMVTSDTLAVSPHNNGDGIFNPGELMAMSYTITNISDETVHVIWSDIEATFSELFPGIRIGFDSLSFGNRAIGSLAPGRSVTDSNLRLFCYGNTPVPFTGSYTITLESGLPNARSAQSFTFTAGVGNSVRISGTVLTFPGGVPLADATVTLEGNAANYTTTSDANGNFSVRAIGDTYTISATIGGFEDDNPFSINASSGASGVELLVDVPFITVLPDTISASVPAGDTSMETVSIGNVGFAETFFAVTGDVTGISTLPEGTPSIDPLLAFPSWLSVDPVSGIVPSEDVIDLTLTFSPASTDTGTLTAEITVTTADPINPEIVVPVSMIVTGGSTTGFPVASYQQWLREQTGDAILTISDPIAPDLDNDGLPNLIDFALADPDGSPELVMQSDGDLSFDLTMREDVPSSLLSVLASENLTTWTVLEPETGYSITETVEGDGTKTVSIILSEEGSETNRFYRLQLTE; from the coding sequence ATGAAAAAGCTATTTGCTCTAGTCGCCTCCGGTTTTCTCCTCACTGTTTTAGCCCTCCTAATATTCACAGGGAAAACCATAAGTGAAAAGCCTGTCCCCAGCGACCCGGATTCTACCCATACCGCCGAGATCTCGGAGCCCGTAACCGGCGTTCCTCCTCAGCCCCCCGTTCAACTCTCCCGCGAAGACGCTCCTTTTCCGGACCTCCCCCCCAACACCACCCGCTCCTCAATTGAACAACTCGTAAAAGGCGCAACTGTTAAAGTTACGGAAGACTCCCAGCCTAACAGTGCAGGCAGGTTTATCCGCAGAACCCTCTACGGTGATGCCAACTTCCATTACCGCAGCGTTCTTGTCGAAGAAGTCTTTGAGGAAACGGGTCCAGACCAGTTTCAAAGTGCCGGAATCAGCGCGATCGTGGGTGACCACGCCATGATACGCTTGCCGAAAGAGGCAACAGAACCCGAGTTAACCGAATGGATAGAAGACAACGGATTCCGCCTGCGATCTCAGTTGGAAACGGCTCCGATCTACATCGTGGCCACTGATGAGGTTTCCGTGCGGGCTGTCGATAACGTCATCTCTTCCTTTCAGCAGACGTTTTTGAAAGAGCAGGAAGATTGGGATCTCCGAGGCGTAGCAGAAGCAGACCACCTCGCCTTTTTTACCGCCACCCCAGACGATATCGACTTCAATCTACAGTGGTCCCTTGAAAACACGGGCCAATTTATCGACAGCACCCCAGGAGCAGATATTGAAGCTACCATCGGCTGGAACGCTGGTACGGGTTCCTCTGACGTAATCGTCGCCGTCATCGACAGTGGCATGCAACTAAATCACCCGGACCTTGCAGGAAACCTTTGGACGAACCAGTTTGAAATTCCCGACAACGGGATTGACGACGATAACAACGGCTTCATCGACGACGTAAACGGGTTCGACTTCGTGGGAGATGCTTGGGATGCCGGAGACTCCCTCAACCCGGATAACGATCCAACCGACCAGAATGGCCATGGAACCCATGTCGCTGGAACTGTGGGAGCGGTTGGGAATAACGCTACTGGGGTGACAGGAGTGAATTGGGCTGTCTCCATTATCCCGTTGAAAATCGGAGGAGCAGGTCGAGCGGTATCATTCTCTGCTGCTATCGAGGCCACCAACTATGCCGTGGCTCAGGGGGTTGACGTAATGAACAATAGTTATGGAGGAGTGCTACGTCCCGAGGACCGAAATCCTCCGATCCTTTTTGAAGATGCGATACGAGCTGCCGGGAACGCCGATATCCTTTTCGTGGCTGCGTCAGGAAATGACGCCAGCGACAATGATTCGATCCCGCAGTATCCCGCCTCCTATACCCTTTCTAATATAGTATCTGTCGCTGCAACTGACTGGAATGACGAAATTGCTTCGTTTTCCAACACGGGTGCCGTCAGCGTAGATATAGCAGCTCCAGGGGACTTCATTTTGAGCACGGTGCCGGGAAATAACTATTCGTTCTTCAGCGGAACTTCCATGGCTTCACCTCATGTTGCTGGTGCTCTCGCCCTTTTAAAAGCAACTGAACCGGCAATTTCCGGTCAAGTCGCTAAATCGAGGCTTTTGAGTAGTGCTGAAAGACTCTCCTCTCTGAGTGGAGAGGTGGCCTCGGGCGGAAGGCTGGATCTTCAGGCACTGCTCCGCGCATCCGGCGATTCCGGAGGAACGCCGCCTTCCATAGGGACCAGCCTAGCTGTGTCCTCCATGGTCACCTCTGACACGCTCGCTGTTTCGCCGCACAATAATGGCGACGGCATATTCAACCCGGGTGAGCTAATGGCCATGAGCTATACTATTACCAACATTTCCGACGAAACGGTCCACGTAATCTGGAGTGATATTGAGGCGACTTTTTCAGAGTTGTTCCCCGGTATCCGAATCGGGTTTGACAGTCTCAGTTTTGGAAATCGGGCAATCGGCAGCCTCGCACCCGGGCGTTCGGTCACTGATTCAAATCTCCGCCTCTTCTGCTATGGAAATACGCCTGTTCCGTTTACAGGTTCTTACACGATCACCCTGGAATCGGGTTTGCCAAACGCCCGGTCCGCGCAGAGCTTTACATTTACCGCAGGCGTTGGAAATTCTGTTCGTATCTCTGGAACTGTGTTGACCTTCCCCGGCGGGGTTCCGTTGGCGGACGCTACAGTGACCCTAGAAGGAAATGCTGCAAACTACACAACGACTTCTGATGCGAATGGAAATTTTTCTGTACGGGCAATCGGAGATACCTACACAATTTCCGCAACGATAGGAGGATTTGAGGACGACAATCCATTCTCCATTAACGCCTCTTCGGGAGCATCGGGAGTTGAACTCCTTGTGGACGTCCCTTTCATAACAGTGCTTCCAGATACGATAAGTGCTTCGGTCCCTGCTGGAGACACATCAATGGAAACTGTTAGTATTGGAAATGTGGGTTTTGCTGAAACTTTCTTTGCTGTCACGGGAGACGTGACAGGCATCTCTACCTTACCAGAAGGCACCCCTTCTATTGATCCACTCCTTGCGTTTCCCTCATGGCTCAGTGTGGACCCTGTCTCAGGAATAGTCCCGTCTGAGGATGTTATCGATTTAACTCTCACTTTTTCTCCAGCTTCGACGGATACTGGAACACTTACTGCAGAGATTACCGTTACAACAGCTGACCCCATTAATCCTGAAATCGTTGTCCCTGTTTCAATGATTGTTACCGGCGGTTCGACAACTGGTTTCCCTGTCGCAAGCTATCAGCAATGGCTTCGGGAACAGACTGGCGACGCCATCTTGACGATTAGTGATCCAATCGCACCCGATCTCGACAACGACGGCCTACCAAACCTAATCGATTTTGCCTTGGCAGACCCGGACGGAAGCCCCGAGTTGGTGATGCAGTCGGACGGAGACCTTTCCTTCGATCTTACGATGCGCGAGGATGTTCCCAGCTCTTTACTATCGGTTCTTGCTTCCGAAAATTTAACAACGTGGACTGTGCTTGAGCCTGAGACAGGCTACTCCATTACCGAGACCGTTGAAGGCGATGGAACAAAAACCGTTTCCATCATACTTTCGGAGGAAGGTTCTGAAACCAACCGTTTCTACCGCTTACAGCTGACCGAATAA
- a CDS encoding ComEC/Rec2 family competence protein, producing the protein MAFPLFVVALGNFYGTSFAAPPNLPQPSFKPIREALFEIEPTQTFTSPPYAPDQVGLANVSGRDTLLYYSVPSLQGTILLEGFSYEVVGVERPLSEEMEAESFTEFLLSRGVSGRLRSFEPAQTIAVTRPAKALFAILLERAKSSLSLGSSLTEPATRVYKAIVLGQRTALDTQQKQVFRDTGTAHLFAISGLHIGLIGMLLFWLFGKAPIGQPVRVSCTLSILLFYVLLTGSTPSAVRAFLMIAFLVSAKAFARGYRPSSALMASAFVVLLFDPRQLFTLGFQLSYLVVFSILVFGIPLASRLMEQTDPEYWLPGDSGSPFHRSRKWLLGSFAISLSAFLGSSPLVMSNFGVLPLASIPLNIILIPLATAVLFTGFIALLFGLLGLDWIATLLNEVALPITELMTAIVAFTAKSPLAALPISWNNDWAGTAGVLMIVLSALWVSFQKEFRYRYLLFPFLSLLLSLGIGYL; encoded by the coding sequence TTGGCGTTTCCACTTTTCGTTGTCGCACTGGGAAATTTCTACGGCACTTCTTTCGCCGCACCTCCCAATCTCCCACAGCCCTCATTTAAACCTATTCGGGAAGCACTTTTCGAGATTGAGCCCACCCAGACCTTCACCTCTCCGCCATACGCACCGGATCAAGTCGGACTAGCGAATGTATCTGGGAGAGACACTTTGTTGTATTACTCGGTTCCATCGCTCCAGGGGACCATTCTTCTCGAAGGTTTTTCCTATGAGGTCGTTGGCGTGGAGCGTCCCCTCTCCGAAGAAATGGAGGCTGAAAGTTTTACAGAATTTCTCCTGTCCCGAGGAGTTTCTGGTCGTCTTCGATCTTTTGAACCGGCCCAAACGATCGCCGTCACTCGCCCAGCCAAGGCACTCTTTGCAATACTTCTGGAGCGGGCAAAGAGTTCTCTTTCTCTCGGAAGCTCTCTAACTGAACCGGCCACGAGAGTTTACAAGGCTATCGTTTTAGGCCAGAGAACCGCCCTCGACACCCAGCAGAAACAAGTCTTTCGCGATACGGGAACCGCACATCTGTTCGCAATCTCCGGCCTTCATATTGGGTTGATCGGCATGCTTCTCTTCTGGCTATTCGGGAAGGCTCCGATTGGTCAACCCGTTCGCGTCAGCTGCACACTCTCTATCCTGCTTTTCTACGTTTTACTCACAGGTTCGACCCCATCCGCTGTCCGTGCTTTCCTTATGATAGCTTTCCTCGTTTCCGCAAAGGCGTTCGCTCGAGGTTATCGCCCCTCTTCCGCTTTGATGGCGTCTGCCTTTGTGGTTCTCTTGTTCGATCCTCGCCAACTGTTTACCTTGGGGTTCCAACTATCCTACCTAGTCGTGTTTTCAATTCTCGTGTTTGGAATTCCCCTCGCTTCCAGACTCATGGAACAAACCGACCCCGAATACTGGTTGCCCGGAGATTCCGGCTCGCCCTTTCACCGCTCCCGCAAGTGGCTTTTGGGTAGTTTCGCGATCAGCCTATCAGCGTTTCTCGGGAGCAGCCCTCTTGTCATGAGCAACTTCGGTGTCCTTCCACTTGCTTCCATTCCCCTCAATATCATTCTGATTCCACTCGCAACCGCGGTCCTCTTCACCGGTTTTATCGCTCTCCTCTTTGGTCTACTCGGACTCGATTGGATCGCCACCCTCTTAAACGAGGTGGCACTACCGATTACCGAATTGATGACGGCTATTGTTGCCTTTACGGCAAAAAGTCCCCTCGCCGCCTTGCCAATCTCTTGGAACAACGACTGGGCCGGAACGGCCGGCGTTCTTATGATCGTTCTCTCGGCTCTCTGGGTATCTTTTCAAAAAGAGTTTCGCTACCGATACCTTCTTTTCCCTTTTCTCTCGCTGCTACTGTCCCTTGGGATCGGCTACCTTTAA
- a CDS encoding DUF2256 domain-containing protein, producing MKKSELPQKVCPVCGRPFSWRKKWKKDWNRVRYCSERCRRNRKRSEGLDE from the coding sequence GTGAAAAAGTCGGAACTTCCTCAGAAGGTGTGCCCGGTGTGCGGGAGGCCGTTCTCGTGGCGGAAGAAGTGGAAGAAGGATTGGAATCGTGTTCGGTATTGTTCAGAGCGATGTCGGCGTAACCGGAAGAGGAGTGAGGGACTGGATGAGTGA
- a CDS encoding replication-associated recombination protein A, with the protein MFGIVQSDVGVTGRGVRDWMSEQQDWFSEQPSEPLHRPLAARMRPRELSGVVGQNHLVGPDALLARLVRENAFGSLLLYGPPGCGKTTLAEVIATETNCRFVRVNAVASNVAELRQHLANAKNTGDRATILFIDELHRFNKAQQDLLLPDVEEGWVRLIGATTYNPGFYVIPALLSRSQLFHLEPVGPDSVEEVLQRALTEDPQMEAARVVVEPDVMTRLARIADGDLRRGLNYLETLVLSQPVGSAVGPGELEQFLKERQIRYDSGEDEHYDTISAFIKSVRGGDPDASVYWLAKMLVGGEDPRFIARRLVILASEDIGLADSRALPLAVAAYQACEVIGLPECELNLAHATLFLATAPKSNSACLAIGEAKRDIRRNGVQSVPLWLRDSHSKVSKEAGHGEGYLYSHDFTEAISGQEYMIEPRAFYEPKDNGSEKAIRERVERWKEMKSKFERDE; encoded by the coding sequence GTGTTCGGTATTGTTCAGAGCGATGTCGGCGTAACCGGAAGAGGAGTGAGGGACTGGATGAGTGAACAGCAGGATTGGTTTTCTGAACAACCCTCCGAGCCGTTGCATCGTCCTCTCGCGGCTCGAATGAGGCCTAGGGAGTTATCGGGGGTTGTTGGGCAAAACCATTTGGTTGGGCCCGATGCGCTGCTGGCGCGACTGGTTCGTGAGAATGCTTTTGGCAGTCTACTCCTTTATGGTCCTCCAGGGTGCGGGAAAACGACTTTGGCCGAAGTGATCGCCACAGAAACGAACTGTCGGTTTGTGCGCGTCAATGCGGTTGCTTCAAACGTTGCTGAGTTACGCCAACACTTGGCAAATGCCAAGAACACTGGAGATCGAGCCACGATTCTCTTCATCGACGAGCTTCATCGCTTCAACAAAGCGCAGCAGGACTTGCTGCTGCCGGATGTCGAAGAAGGCTGGGTAAGGTTGATTGGTGCGACTACCTACAATCCGGGATTTTACGTAATACCTGCATTGTTGAGCCGGAGCCAGTTGTTTCACCTCGAGCCGGTAGGGCCGGATAGCGTTGAGGAGGTACTTCAGCGTGCATTGACCGAGGATCCTCAGATGGAAGCTGCTCGGGTGGTCGTCGAACCGGATGTAATGACACGCTTGGCTCGGATTGCGGACGGGGATTTGCGTCGCGGATTGAATTACCTCGAGACTTTGGTTCTCAGCCAGCCCGTTGGCTCGGCAGTTGGCCCGGGAGAATTGGAGCAGTTTCTCAAGGAGCGCCAGATCCGGTATGATTCGGGAGAGGACGAGCATTACGATACGATTTCAGCATTCATCAAATCAGTTCGCGGTGGCGATCCGGATGCCTCAGTCTACTGGTTGGCGAAGATGTTGGTCGGAGGCGAAGATCCCAGGTTCATCGCTCGCAGACTAGTCATCCTTGCCTCGGAGGATATTGGGTTGGCCGATTCACGGGCACTACCGCTTGCTGTTGCTGCCTATCAGGCCTGCGAGGTGATTGGGCTCCCGGAGTGCGAACTGAACTTGGCACACGCGACCTTGTTTCTCGCAACGGCACCCAAGAGTAATTCAGCCTGTCTGGCGATTGGTGAGGCCAAGCGGGATATTCGGCGCAATGGAGTTCAATCCGTTCCGCTCTGGCTGCGCGACTCGCACTCCAAGGTTTCCAAGGAAGCCGGACATGGAGAGGGTTATCTCTACAGTCATGATTTTACCGAAGCGATCAGTGGACAGGAGTACATGATTGAACCTCGGGCCTTCTACGAACCGAAAGACAACGGTTCAGAAAAAGCAATCCGTGAAAGGGTTGAACGATGGAAGGAGATGAAGAGTAAATTCGAGAGAGATGAGTGA
- a CDS encoding AURKAIP1/COX24 domain-containing protein: MGNLRKKRRLKMNQHKRRKRLRANRHKKRVI, translated from the coding sequence ATGGGTAATCTACGCAAGAAACGCCGTCTCAAAATGAACCAGCACAAACGCCGCAAGCGCCTTCGGGCCAACCGGCATAAAAAGCGGGTCATCTAA
- the rpsT gene encoding 30S ribosomal protein S20 codes for MANTKASLKDIRQIEKRTEHNKHIRTRLKTLARKVKAAREAGNDEAAKSVAREYVAASDKAAKSSIIHPNKANRHKASVADLTN; via the coding sequence ATGGCCAACACCAAAGCATCTCTCAAAGACATCCGGCAGATTGAAAAGCGGACCGAACACAACAAGCACATTCGAACCCGCCTGAAAACTCTTGCGCGGAAGGTGAAAGCTGCGCGGGAAGCAGGCAATGATGAAGCAGCGAAAAGCGTTGCTCGGGAATACGTCGCTGCAAGCGACAAGGCAGCAAAGTCGTCGATCATCCATCCGAACAAAGCCAACCGGCACAAAGCTTCGGTGGCTGATCTTACCAATTGA
- the yajC gene encoding preprotein translocase subunit YajC, protein MRKNAKGKQVNLFSALPTLRHRPFVEGFLLFTDQNPLPSMDSFFILAQQPAPPPGGGLTPIIFFILLFAGMWFLIIAPQRKRQKQQEAMIKALKTGDKIITSGGLYGEITNVKDDRLVVKVSDNVKVEVGRTFVATKVDDAS, encoded by the coding sequence ATGAGGAAAAACGCGAAGGGTAAGCAAGTCAATCTCTTTTCAGCCTTGCCAACCTTGCGCCACCGACCTTTTGTCGAGGGTTTCTTACTTTTTACAGACCAAAACCCTCTCCCTTCCATGGACTCCTTTTTCATCCTCGCGCAGCAGCCAGCTCCTCCTCCCGGTGGAGGGCTGACACCGATTATATTTTTTATCCTTCTTTTCGCGGGGATGTGGTTTCTCATCATTGCGCCGCAGCGGAAAAGACAGAAGCAGCAGGAGGCGATGATCAAGGCGTTGAAAACGGGTGATAAGATCATCACTTCCGGAGGCCTCTACGGTGAGATCACCAACGTCAAGGACGATCGTTTGGTGGTAAAGGTGAGCGACAACGTAAAGGTTGAGGTCGGTCGGACGTTTGTCGCAACTAAGGTAGACGACGCTTCCTAG